A portion of the uncultured Draconibacterium sp. genome contains these proteins:
- a CDS encoding DUF5020 family protein has product MKKLLLAMAFVAFVFSVKAQNVQLHYDFGEGRKMLTTTVEMFRPDAYGSTFFFVDMDYGAEGTGIDNGISLAYWEIARAFKWNETQKFMPRVEYNGGTMKLAPAEAPWVPIENCWLAGVERTWASADFSKILTLQANYKYIKDKEDAAFQLTAVWTVQMAEGKVTFTGFADFWKEEMFWGTDYRFLAEPQLWYNPCKNFSFGTEIELSNNFVGDEFAVKPTLAVKYTF; this is encoded by the coding sequence ATGAAAAAATTACTACTTGCAATGGCATTTGTTGCATTTGTTTTTTCTGTTAAAGCCCAAAATGTACAGTTGCATTACGATTTCGGAGAGGGTCGGAAAATGCTAACTACCACAGTTGAAATGTTTCGTCCGGATGCTTACGGATCAACATTCTTTTTTGTTGATATGGATTACGGCGCCGAAGGAACCGGTATTGATAATGGAATATCATTAGCATACTGGGAAATTGCACGTGCTTTTAAGTGGAACGAAACCCAGAAATTTATGCCTCGTGTTGAATACAACGGCGGAACAATGAAACTGGCACCTGCAGAAGCGCCCTGGGTTCCAATCGAGAACTGCTGGCTGGCCGGTGTAGAACGTACCTGGGCTTCAGCCGATTTTTCTAAAATTCTGACTTTACAAGCGAACTACAAATACATTAAAGATAAAGAAGATGCAGCTTTTCAGTTAACCGCTGTTTGGACTGTGCAAATGGCAGAAGGCAAAGTAACCTTTACCGGTTTTGCCGATTTCTGGAAAGAAGAAATGTTTTGGGGAACTGATTATCGTTTCTTAGCCGAGCCACAATTGTGGTACAACCCTTGTAAAAACTTTTCGTTTGGTACAGAAATAGAACTTAGCAATAATTTTGTAGGCGATGAATTTGCTGTAAAACCTACCTTGGCTGTTAAATATACATTCTAA
- a CDS encoding NCS2 family permease, producing the protein MIDKFFNISGRGSSFKKEIIGGATTFLTMAYIIFVNPSILGDAGMDRNALITVTIVASLVGTLLAGIWAKVPYAMAPGMGLNAFFTYTLVLGAGVEWQTALGVVFISGVIFLALTVTGIRTKIIHTIPLALRLATGAGIGLFISFIGFKNMGLVVANPSTFVGLGEFTPTLLIGLAGLIITAILEVKKVRGGIFYGIIITTIIAVIAGEVHAPEAFVSLPPSMSPVMLKLDILSALSFGLMGAVFSFMFVDLFDSVGTIVACSYEAGFVDKDGKVENVDRILEADAVATVAGSLLGTSTTTTYIESASGIANGAKTGFASVITAALFFLALFFAPLIGIVPGYATAPALVIVGVYMFKNIKQINFADFSEAIPAFLTIILMPLTYSISIGLSFGFISYVVLKAVAGKYSEISWLMWVIAVLSVINLWFGV; encoded by the coding sequence ATGATCGATAAGTTTTTTAATATCAGCGGTCGTGGTTCATCTTTTAAAAAAGAAATTATTGGTGGAGCCACCACGTTTCTTACCATGGCGTACATCATTTTTGTAAACCCATCGATTTTGGGCGATGCAGGAATGGATAGAAATGCTCTTATTACAGTTACAATTGTAGCTTCTCTGGTTGGTACTCTTTTGGCCGGTATTTGGGCAAAAGTACCATATGCAATGGCACCGGGAATGGGATTGAATGCCTTTTTTACCTACACGCTTGTTTTGGGGGCCGGCGTTGAATGGCAAACAGCACTTGGAGTTGTGTTTATCTCGGGGGTAATATTTTTAGCGCTAACAGTGACCGGTATTCGCACCAAAATTATTCATACTATTCCGTTGGCATTGCGTTTGGCAACCGGAGCCGGTATTGGATTATTTATCTCGTTTATTGGTTTTAAAAATATGGGACTGGTTGTTGCCAATCCATCAACTTTTGTGGGCCTTGGCGAGTTTACTCCAACCTTGTTAATTGGTTTGGCCGGTTTAATTATTACGGCTATTCTTGAGGTGAAAAAAGTACGCGGTGGTATTTTCTACGGAATTATTATTACCACCATAATTGCTGTTATTGCAGGTGAGGTTCATGCTCCCGAAGCATTTGTTTCGTTGCCTCCATCAATGAGTCCGGTAATGTTAAAATTAGATATCTTATCGGCGCTTAGTTTTGGATTAATGGGTGCAGTTTTCTCGTTTATGTTTGTCGACCTTTTCGATTCGGTAGGAACAATTGTTGCCTGTTCGTACGAAGCCGGTTTTGTTGACAAAGACGGAAAAGTGGAAAATGTAGATCGTATTCTGGAAGCTGATGCTGTAGCAACTGTTGCAGGATCGTTGTTAGGAACAAGTACAACAACAACCTACATCGAATCAGCATCCGGAATTGCAAATGGTGCCAAAACAGGTTTTGCTTCGGTTATAACTGCAGCGTTATTTTTCCTTGCATTGTTTTTTGCTCCGCTGATCGGTATTGTTCCCGGTTATGCAACTGCTCCGGCACTTGTAATTGTCGGAGTTTACATGTTCAAGAATATTAAGCAGATTAACTTTGCTGATTTCTCGGAGGCGATACCTGCATTTCTTACCATAATTCTTATGCCTTTAACATACAGTATTTCCATTGGTTTATCGTTTGGTTTTATCTCGTATGTTGTGCTGAAAGCAGTA